One segment of Paenibacillus pabuli DNA contains the following:
- a CDS encoding class I SAM-dependent methyltransferase has product MKPNESSITSLISAFGRAYHSQYDSPLIFDDHIAKALISPQEFEQIREQMVQGIHFFNPEMADMVKEDPDKILRWITHVQLSPIALSRAAYCEQVVLHEVKLGARQYVILGAGMDTFALRTPELSDRLNIFEVDHPATQQFKIDRLSSANLSIPSNLQLIPMDFAHGFAYEHMTIRGFKHQKTIFSLLGVSYYLSKEVLVNLVRQAFVNLPSGSSMVLDYADERLFEEKGMFNRVENMLKLAVSSGEPMQSSFAYHEIEHLMAEAGLLIYEHLTPDDIQERYFNNRTDELTAFETIHFIHVVKK; this is encoded by the coding sequence ATGAAGCCAAATGAATCCAGCATTACGTCTTTGATCTCGGCCTTTGGCCGCGCCTATCACAGTCAGTATGACTCACCTTTGATTTTCGATGACCACATAGCCAAGGCTCTGATTTCTCCACAGGAGTTTGAACAGATTCGGGAGCAAATGGTGCAGGGCATTCATTTTTTCAATCCCGAAATGGCCGATATGGTGAAGGAGGACCCCGATAAAATATTGAGGTGGATCACCCATGTTCAGCTGTCTCCCATTGCTTTGTCGAGGGCAGCCTATTGCGAGCAGGTAGTGCTCCATGAAGTCAAGCTGGGGGCCAGACAATATGTCATTCTGGGAGCCGGAATGGATACCTTTGCATTAAGAACCCCGGAACTGAGCGACAGGCTGAATATCTTTGAAGTTGACCATCCGGCTACGCAGCAGTTTAAGATCGATAGGCTGAGTTCGGCCAACCTGTCAATCCCAAGCAACCTGCAATTGATTCCAATGGATTTCGCGCACGGGTTTGCTTATGAACATATGACCATCAGAGGTTTCAAACATCAGAAAACGATCTTTAGCCTGCTTGGCGTTTCGTATTACCTGTCCAAAGAGGTATTGGTCAATCTTGTGCGGCAGGCTTTTGTCAACCTTCCATCCGGAAGCTCAATGGTGCTGGACTACGCAGATGAACGACTCTTTGAAGAGAAAGGGATGTTTAATCGGGTAGAGAACATGTTGAAGCTGGCTGTGTCCTCCGGCGAGCCAATGCAATCCAGTTTCGCGTATCACGAGATCGAACACCTGATGGCGGAGGCAGGGCTTCTCATTTATGAGCATCTGACGCCAGATGATATCCAGGAGCGATACTTCAACAATCGTACAGATGAACTGACTGCTTTCGAAACCATTCATTTTATCCATGTTGTAAAAAAATAA
- a CDS encoding MFS transporter, whose amino-acid sequence MRWLDAYPKEVKVFLLASLVNATGSALMWPLTTMYVFDELGRTMANAGFVILIQSLGGIFGQLLGGALYHRVGVKKLIIGSLALNALGLFALPWISAYWVVFICAMGWIGLFSSLSLPAIQAFIGFRFAERRGELFNIIYVANNIGVAIGTALSGFLADFSYHLSFVLNGVTSAGFAVFFWYYLSRVDPDQGEVHLTKRKTVQNGPGIWALLGNTRLYLFMSLGVLFILFGNSIWNTGVSPHIISEGMEKRMYGLLWTLNGVLIFVGQPFTSWVKRTMARTSTAQMAASAIFYGLAYIVMITMYSYPGMVLAMVLATFGEMLISPATPAFISDHAGRAAPFYIGVSGGIGSIGRVIGPYVMGVMYDNQGLISVAWLATAMAGVALLGFALHAVLNRHREVKEYGLDT is encoded by the coding sequence ATGAGATGGTTGGATGCATATCCAAAAGAAGTCAAAGTATTTTTGCTGGCAAGTCTGGTTAACGCTACAGGTAGTGCCCTGATGTGGCCGCTGACCACGATGTATGTATTTGATGAACTCGGACGGACGATGGCTAACGCGGGATTCGTCATTCTGATCCAGTCGCTCGGTGGCATTTTCGGCCAACTGCTCGGTGGTGCATTATATCATAGAGTCGGCGTGAAGAAGCTGATCATTGGTTCGCTTGCCCTCAATGCACTTGGGCTGTTTGCCCTTCCCTGGATTAGTGCGTATTGGGTCGTATTTATCTGTGCCATGGGCTGGATCGGCTTGTTTAGTTCGTTGTCACTGCCTGCCATTCAGGCCTTTATTGGCTTTCGGTTTGCAGAGCGGCGGGGAGAGCTGTTCAATATTATTTATGTAGCGAACAATATCGGTGTAGCGATTGGGACGGCGCTCAGCGGTTTCTTGGCTGACTTTTCCTATCACCTCAGCTTTGTATTAAACGGAGTGACCTCTGCCGGGTTTGCAGTCTTCTTCTGGTACTATCTGTCGCGGGTGGATCCCGATCAGGGAGAAGTACATCTGACGAAACGCAAAACGGTCCAGAATGGGCCCGGGATCTGGGCGTTGCTCGGCAACACCAGGTTATACCTATTTATGAGCCTGGGGGTATTGTTCATCCTGTTTGGCAATTCGATCTGGAACACAGGCGTATCGCCGCATATCATCTCCGAAGGTATGGAAAAGCGAATGTACGGCCTGCTCTGGACACTTAACGGGGTTCTGATCTTCGTGGGCCAGCCGTTCACGAGCTGGGTTAAACGCACCATGGCCCGTACCTCCACTGCACAGATGGCAGCAAGTGCAATATTTTATGGATTGGCTTATATCGTCATGATTACCATGTACAGCTATCCGGGGATGGTACTTGCGATGGTGCTGGCGACCTTTGGAGAGATGCTGATCTCACCTGCCACCCCTGCCTTCATATCCGATCATGCAGGCAGAGCTGCGCCATTTTACATTGGAGTATCCGGCGGCATTGGATCGATTGGTCGTGTCATCGGCCCTTATGTGATGGGTGTGATGTATGATAATCAGGGTCTGATTTCCGTAGCCTGGCTGGCAACGGCGATGGCCGGAGTGGCACTGCTCGGTTTTGCACTTCATGCCGTGCTGAATCGCCACCGCGAGGTGAAGGAATATGGTTTGGATACCTAG
- a CDS encoding molybdopterin-containing oxidoreductase family protein: MIDQENGVFPAVCPLDCPDTCGLLLHKENGKIVKVAGNPDHPITKGAICNKVRNMAERVYHPERLQYPMRRIGAKGEGKFERISWDEAINEITGKFKSISEMYGSESILPYSFYGNMGILGVDGMDRRFFNALGASMLEQTICNAAGNTGWKYTMGANRGTLPEDTEHSDLILVWGGNIVSTNMHQVVLAEKARKKGAQIVVIDVHRNRTAQWGDWFIPLYPGTDSALALGLMNVLFDRGLTDEAFMQKYTVGHEALRDHVRDYTPERVARITGVPEADIVKLAELYGKAQAAHIHIGNGLQHHDNGGMNVRSIACLPAITGQWLKRGGGAVRTNSYASTNSDALERPKLRSNPEARVVNMNRIGEALLEAEQPIRALMVYCSNPLVVAPDTERVERGFAREDLFTVVHDLFLTDTAKYADIVLPAKSSFETTDLYTSYWHQYVQLQEPVIAPIGESKSNVELFSLLGQAMGYDPEIFGETPEQMIADALADTGNPYMNGVTLEALQEHRFVKLDMSSHDSFLEQLPTPSGKIELYSETMAERGLPPLPTYRALVEGYDGEHPAGPDDAHPLMFLSPPNHNFLNSSFANTEKHQRMEKMPMLQIHPEDAAHRNIEDGDAVLVWNDRGRIELTAKVSESMLPGTVISQGLWWDGSGRKQRVNSLTSGRLSDMGNGATFFSATVEVKRQ, encoded by the coding sequence ATGATCGATCAGGAGAATGGCGTGTTCCCGGCGGTTTGCCCGCTTGACTGCCCGGATACTTGCGGCCTGCTGCTTCATAAAGAGAACGGTAAAATCGTGAAGGTGGCGGGTAATCCTGACCATCCGATTACGAAAGGTGCCATCTGCAACAAAGTCAGGAACATGGCAGAGCGGGTATATCATCCCGAGCGGCTGCAATATCCGATGCGACGTATCGGTGCAAAAGGTGAGGGCAAGTTCGAGCGCATAAGCTGGGATGAAGCCATAAATGAGATTACGGGAAAATTCAAATCAATATCCGAGATGTACGGCTCCGAGAGCATCCTGCCATACAGCTTTTACGGCAACATGGGTATCCTTGGGGTAGATGGCATGGATCGTCGTTTCTTCAATGCGCTTGGTGCAAGTATGCTGGAGCAAACGATCTGCAATGCGGCCGGGAATACCGGATGGAAATATACGATGGGCGCCAATCGGGGAACCCTGCCCGAAGATACCGAGCATTCGGACCTTATTTTGGTCTGGGGAGGCAACATTGTCAGTACCAACATGCATCAGGTTGTCCTGGCTGAGAAGGCCCGCAAAAAGGGTGCCCAGATTGTCGTCATTGATGTTCACCGGAATCGTACAGCACAATGGGGAGACTGGTTTATTCCGCTCTACCCGGGTACAGACAGCGCACTCGCGCTGGGATTAATGAATGTACTGTTTGATCGGGGCTTGACGGACGAAGCCTTTATGCAAAAGTATACTGTGGGCCATGAAGCACTGCGTGATCATGTCCGTGACTACACCCCTGAGCGCGTTGCGCGCATTACGGGTGTACCGGAGGCAGATATCGTGAAGCTGGCTGAGCTATACGGAAAAGCACAGGCCGCACATATTCACATCGGCAACGGCCTCCAGCATCATGACAACGGAGGCATGAATGTGCGTAGCATAGCGTGTCTACCTGCCATCACGGGACAATGGCTGAAGCGAGGCGGTGGGGCCGTGCGCACCAACAGCTATGCGAGCACCAATAGCGACGCGCTGGAGCGTCCGAAGCTTCGCAGTAATCCGGAAGCACGGGTTGTAAACATGAACCGGATTGGCGAAGCATTGCTGGAAGCAGAGCAGCCGATTCGTGCATTGATGGTCTATTGCAGCAATCCGCTTGTGGTGGCGCCGGATACTGAGCGGGTGGAGCGAGGCTTTGCACGGGAAGATTTGTTTACCGTTGTGCATGACCTGTTCCTGACGGATACGGCAAAATATGCAGACATTGTGCTGCCGGCCAAGTCTTCGTTCGAAACGACAGATCTGTATACGTCCTACTGGCATCAGTATGTACAGCTGCAAGAACCGGTCATTGCCCCGATTGGCGAGAGCAAGAGCAATGTGGAACTGTTTTCGCTGCTGGGGCAGGCCATGGGATATGATCCTGAGATTTTCGGTGAAACGCCGGAACAGATGATTGCGGACGCCTTGGCGGATACAGGCAATCCTTATATGAACGGAGTGACGCTGGAGGCTCTTCAGGAGCACCGTTTTGTGAAACTGGACATGTCATCACATGATTCGTTCCTGGAACAGCTGCCTACACCATCCGGGAAGATCGAGCTGTATTCCGAAACGATGGCAGAGAGAGGCCTTCCGCCACTACCAACATACCGTGCTCTGGTTGAAGGGTATGACGGAGAGCATCCAGCTGGACCTGATGACGCGCATCCGCTTATGTTCCTGTCGCCACCGAATCACAACTTCCTGAATTCTTCCTTTGCCAATACGGAGAAGCATCAACGTATGGAGAAGATGCCCATGCTGCAGATTCATCCGGAGGATGCAGCTCACAGAAACATTGAAGATGGCGATGCCGTGCTCGTATGGAATGACCGGGGGCGGATCGAACTTACTGCCAAGGTGAGCGAATCCATGCTGCCGGGTACGGTGATCAGCCAAGGCCTGTGGTGGGACGGAAGCGGACGGAAACAGCGGGTGAATTCACTCACATCGGGTCGGCTGTCGGACATGGGCAATGGGGCAACGTTCTTCTCCGCCACTGTCGAAGTGAAGCGTCAATGA
- a CDS encoding formate/nitrite transporter family protein, whose product MAAKTPLEVAQYTVNTGMKKGQNQTSSVLVLSFLAGAFIALGFLLDIRVIASAPAEWGSLVNLIGAAVFPVGLIMVLIGGGELLTGNMMAVPLATLARKLSVGSMLKNLTLVTIGNFLGALFVAYAFGHVLGLTGEGVYLTKVVDMAGHKLHDGFLQAFISGIGCNWLVALAVWLSYASDTMSGKVLGIWFPTMAFVAIGFQHVVANMFLIPAAIFEGHYSWGQYIMNFIPVWLGNLTGGALFVAAAYWMVYLRKTEPEVKAVVQTVEPEARPMWSKQA is encoded by the coding sequence ATGGCGGCTAAAACACCTCTTGAGGTTGCACAATATACGGTGAACACAGGGATGAAGAAAGGACAGAATCAGACGTCTTCTGTGCTTGTTCTCAGTTTTCTGGCAGGGGCATTTATTGCGCTTGGGTTTCTGCTGGATATTCGCGTGATTGCTTCCGCACCGGCAGAATGGGGCAGCTTGGTCAACCTGATCGGCGCAGCGGTGTTCCCCGTAGGCTTGATCATGGTATTGATCGGTGGGGGAGAACTGCTGACAGGCAATATGATGGCAGTACCACTCGCCACGCTGGCCCGTAAATTGTCCGTAGGCAGCATGCTGAAAAATCTTACTTTGGTTACGATCGGCAACTTCTTGGGTGCACTGTTCGTGGCATATGCATTTGGGCATGTGCTTGGTCTCACAGGAGAAGGGGTGTATCTGACCAAGGTTGTGGATATGGCAGGACACAAGCTGCATGACGGCTTTCTACAGGCGTTTATATCCGGAATCGGATGTAACTGGCTGGTAGCCTTGGCAGTGTGGTTGTCTTACGCTTCGGATACGATGAGTGGCAAGGTACTCGGCATCTGGTTTCCGACAATGGCCTTTGTCGCCATTGGATTCCAGCACGTGGTTGCCAATATGTTTCTTATTCCGGCTGCCATCTTCGAAGGACATTACTCATGGGGGCAGTACATTATGAACTTTATCCCGGTATGGCTCGGTAATCTGACGGGAGGCGCATTGTTCGTTGCGGCTGCCTACTGGATGGTGTACCTGCGCAAGACCGAACCCGAAGTCAAAGCGGTTGTCCAGACGGTAGAGCCGGAAGCCAGACCGATGTGGAGCAAACAGGCATAA